A genomic window from Gossypium hirsutum isolate 1008001.06 chromosome D10, Gossypium_hirsutum_v2.1, whole genome shotgun sequence includes:
- the LOC121222322 gene encoding outer envelope membrane protein 7 isoform X2, with product MAAITSAVIAIAGVILGWIAIEIACKPCLEKGREAIDRSLNPDYDPDDDLQAPLNPNPDPQSHPVL from the exons ATGGCAGCAATAACAAGCGCGGTGATAGCCATAGCGGGAGTGATATTGGGATGGATAGCAATCGAGATCGCTTGCAAGCCTTGCCTGGAGAAAGGGCGTGAAGCCATTGACCGATCTCTTAACCCTGATTACGACCCCGACGATGATCTCCAAGCCCCTCTCAACCCTAACCCAGATCCCCAATCTCACCCTG TGTTGTAG
- the LOC121222322 gene encoding outer envelope membrane protein 7 isoform X1, translating to MAAITSAVIAIAGVILGWIAIEIACKPCLEKGREAIDRSLNPDYDPDDDLQAPLNPNPDPQSHPGITHN from the coding sequence ATGGCAGCAATAACAAGCGCGGTGATAGCCATAGCGGGAGTGATATTGGGATGGATAGCAATCGAGATCGCTTGCAAGCCTTGCCTGGAGAAAGGGCGTGAAGCCATTGACCGATCTCTTAACCCTGATTACGACCCCGACGATGATCTCCAAGCCCCTCTCAACCCTAACCCAGATCCCCAATCTCACCCTG